One region of Jatrophihabitans cynanchi genomic DNA includes:
- a CDS encoding MFS transporter, with protein MKQLLQVAQFRRLLGAWTVGNFADSALFLTLAVWAKDLTGSSGAAGLVFFFLGAPVLAGPLFGLLADRVRRRPLLIAGNLLSAGSVLGLLAVHSAADVWLLYVVTVGYGGLGVLNGAAMSGLLRTVLTDDQLGPANALFSTIDQGLRILTPLVGAALYAVWGGPALAVAVAVMLVATAGGLALVRVREPKPAGDLAGAADADAGWRALAAGLSHLRRTPVLRDIVTGLAVALSVVGLFDSLLFAVVQHGLHRSPEFFGVLMSAQGAGSILGGVTAVATMGRVGATRTVGIALTTLAAGSVPFLSGSVPLVLLGEVAAGTAIPWVFVALATTRQQLTPNHLQGRTAAATGLALQAPQLVSTGVGAALVALVDYRLLIVLAAVVIGLAGLWLLRAAGARASTPEPAAQVVTG; from the coding sequence GTGAAGCAGCTGTTGCAGGTGGCGCAGTTCCGCCGGCTGTTGGGTGCCTGGACGGTCGGCAACTTTGCGGACAGCGCCCTGTTCCTCACCCTCGCGGTCTGGGCGAAGGACCTGACCGGCTCCAGCGGCGCCGCCGGGCTGGTGTTCTTCTTCCTCGGCGCCCCGGTGCTCGCCGGCCCGCTGTTCGGGTTGCTGGCCGACCGGGTGCGCCGCCGTCCGCTGCTGATCGCCGGGAACCTGCTGTCCGCGGGCTCAGTGCTGGGCCTCCTGGCCGTGCACTCGGCAGCGGACGTGTGGCTGCTGTACGTGGTGACCGTCGGCTACGGAGGGCTCGGGGTGCTCAACGGCGCCGCCATGTCCGGGCTGCTGCGCACCGTGCTCACCGACGACCAGCTCGGCCCCGCGAACGCGCTGTTCTCGACGATCGACCAAGGCCTGCGCATCCTCACGCCGCTGGTGGGCGCTGCGCTCTACGCGGTGTGGGGCGGACCGGCGCTGGCGGTAGCCGTGGCGGTCATGCTCGTCGCGACCGCCGGCGGACTCGCCCTGGTGCGGGTCCGCGAACCGAAGCCCGCAGGCGACCTGGCCGGAGCTGCCGACGCGGACGCCGGGTGGCGGGCGCTCGCAGCCGGGCTGTCACACCTGCGTCGCACCCCGGTGCTGCGCGACATCGTCACCGGGCTCGCGGTCGCGCTCAGCGTCGTCGGCCTGTTCGACTCGCTGCTGTTCGCCGTGGTGCAGCACGGCCTGCACCGGTCGCCGGAGTTCTTCGGCGTGCTGATGAGCGCGCAGGGCGCCGGCTCGATCCTTGGCGGCGTCACGGCTGTCGCCACGATGGGGCGCGTCGGCGCCACCCGGACCGTGGGCATCGCACTGACCACGCTTGCGGCAGGCAGCGTCCCGTTCCTGTCCGGCAGCGTCCCGCTGGTGCTGTTGGGCGAGGTTGCCGCCGGGACGGCGATCCCGTGGGTCTTCGTCGCGCTGGCGACGACCCGCCAGCAGCTGACGCCGAATCACCTGCAGGGCCGGACGGCCGCAGCCACCGGCCTCGCGCTGCAGGCGCCACAGCTGGTGTCCACCGGCGTGGGGGCGGCGCTGGTCGCGCTCGTGGACTACCGGCTGCTGATCGTGCTCGCCGCGGTGGTGATCGGCCTCGCCGGCCTCTGGCTGCTGCGCGCCGCCGGCGCGCGGGCAAGCACCCCCGAGCCCGCGGCGCAGGTGGTCACCGGCTGA
- a CDS encoding GGDEF domain-containing protein, with amino-acid sequence MTSALIRPAAPWDGVTSRGELSYAQIESLMWEMEAARAQYVDETLDAAKFLGGVAKAAGWLTLEKRAELVTADFACRNGDLGTATAIAQEVGTWAERCGETYLQARSAFVLSTVAFAIGDTATTLVEGVHCVRLLEENAPLGIRIDHMLMAAVGAGAGTPEGDRWYAEVLDLALAGHDISAALVIHNNKAWHHYTVGERPEAMQHVIEMLLLSRRFAKPLKAVMLDTIARVQVLHEDFEAALHTLAPVLEEDSQIELGEPTARADCLIAAAAIHRRQENFAEAAALLDLAHHEAARGDLLASQAQVHEERALWHAAQGAFAQAFSSYVQFRALASRARSEDAQRHAHLVEAAYEVEQASRDVRRFRELAYHDPLTGLPNRRFLDEELFRMCGIAHRDGTAMSAAIVDADHFKRINDELSHERGDEVLQILGRLLEQSAGQPAVVGRLGGEEFALLLPHLGPSQVVQVCEQVCAAVREHDWSPVTGAIPVTVSIGVSTATTGSTSPGILLAGADRNLYTAKRNGRDCVVGDRGIEAAEHRPAAESGRVPGREREDANQRAVCHAPYRRPRAGAPG; translated from the coding sequence GTGACCTCTGCCCTGATCCGTCCCGCGGCGCCGTGGGACGGCGTGACCAGCCGGGGCGAGCTCAGCTATGCGCAGATCGAGTCGCTCATGTGGGAGATGGAGGCTGCCCGCGCTCAGTACGTCGACGAGACGCTCGATGCCGCCAAGTTCTTGGGGGGAGTCGCGAAGGCTGCCGGCTGGCTGACGCTGGAGAAGCGGGCGGAGCTGGTCACGGCAGACTTCGCGTGCCGCAACGGTGACCTGGGCACGGCGACCGCCATCGCCCAGGAGGTCGGTACCTGGGCCGAGCGCTGTGGCGAGACATACCTGCAGGCGCGCAGCGCGTTCGTCCTGTCGACGGTGGCGTTCGCGATCGGGGACACCGCGACCACGCTTGTCGAAGGCGTGCACTGCGTCCGGCTGCTGGAGGAGAACGCGCCGCTCGGCATCCGCATCGACCACATGTTGATGGCCGCGGTCGGGGCGGGTGCGGGCACCCCGGAGGGGGACCGCTGGTACGCCGAGGTGTTGGATCTAGCGCTCGCCGGTCACGACATCAGCGCCGCCCTGGTCATCCACAACAACAAGGCGTGGCACCACTACACGGTCGGCGAGCGGCCCGAGGCGATGCAGCACGTGATCGAGATGCTGTTGCTGTCCCGTCGGTTCGCGAAGCCGCTGAAAGCCGTCATGCTCGACACCATTGCCCGGGTGCAGGTCCTGCACGAGGACTTCGAGGCCGCATTGCACACGCTCGCCCCGGTGCTCGAGGAAGATTCCCAGATCGAGCTCGGCGAGCCGACCGCGCGGGCGGACTGCCTCATCGCCGCCGCGGCGATCCACCGTCGGCAGGAGAATTTCGCCGAAGCCGCCGCATTGCTCGACCTGGCCCATCACGAGGCCGCACGAGGTGACCTGCTGGCCAGCCAGGCCCAGGTGCACGAGGAACGCGCGCTCTGGCACGCCGCGCAGGGCGCCTTCGCGCAGGCCTTCAGCAGCTACGTGCAGTTCCGCGCGCTCGCGTCCCGCGCGCGCAGCGAAGATGCGCAACGGCACGCCCACCTGGTCGAGGCGGCCTACGAGGTCGAACAGGCCTCCCGCGATGTGCGGCGCTTCCGAGAACTGGCCTATCACGATCCGCTGACCGGCTTGCCGAACCGGCGCTTCCTCGACGAGGAGCTGTTCCGGATGTGCGGAATCGCCCATCGCGACGGCACCGCGATGTCGGCCGCCATCGTCGACGCCGACCACTTCAAGCGGATCAACGACGAGCTGTCCCATGAGCGTGGCGACGAGGTGTTGCAGATCCTCGGCCGGCTGTTGGAGCAGTCCGCGGGGCAGCCGGCGGTGGTGGGCCGGTTGGGCGGCGAGGAGTTCGCACTGCTGCTGCCGCATCTCGGGCCGTCCCAGGTGGTGCAGGTGTGCGAACAGGTGTGCGCCGCCGTCCGCGAGCACGACTGGAGCCCGGTCACCGGAGCGATCCCGGTGACCGTGTCGATCGGCGTCAGCACGGCGACAACCGGCTCGACGTCCCCGGGCATCTTGCTGGCCGGTGCCGACCGCAACCTGTACACCGCCAAGCGCAACGGACGCGACTGCGTGGTCGGTGACCGGGGCATCGAGGCAGCCGAGCACCGGCCCGCCGCTGAATCCGGCCGTGTCCCCGGTCGGGAGCGCGAGGACGCGAACCAGCGCGCCGTTTGCCACGCTCCTTACCGCCGCCCTCGCGCGGGCGCGCCCGGGTAG
- a CDS encoding Ig-like domain-containing protein, with protein sequence MSFAVTGAPQLWTVPAGVGSITVVVAGGTGGSAPSQFGSPGTGGAGGQVTATLPVTGGDTLSIVVGAAGADGVANSGTAAAGGYGGGGDAGTMSPVPATPGGAGGGGSFIFDTTNASPDLLVAAGGGGGGNETIDGGCTGGSGGSGAAAGASGSGFGCFPSMSGGAATTTDPGAAGSGSAADGSAGAASPATSPTSLGLGGAGAANPAGDSAFGTGGGGGGGYFGGGGGGTDGPGGITGAGGGGSGFLAAAATSVTAAANTAGDGSVTISYLEPLATTATLTASPATVVAAAPTTFTATIIPASGTTDPIGTVSFTDGSTVLGTATLSSGRATLTATLSVGTHHVTATYSGATGFLSSTSAPLTFTVTPAQVATSTHASSTSPAATPPTTPPTTPPTAPPTAPTPASAGLSLAATGVPTGQLSVIGIAAITLGGGLVILATSRRRRGKHS encoded by the coding sequence GTGAGCTTCGCTGTGACGGGTGCGCCGCAGTTGTGGACCGTGCCGGCCGGCGTGGGGTCGATCACCGTGGTGGTGGCCGGTGGAACGGGCGGCAGCGCGCCGTCCCAATTCGGCTCGCCGGGAACGGGAGGGGCCGGCGGGCAAGTCACCGCGACCCTGCCGGTGACCGGTGGCGACACGCTGTCGATAGTGGTCGGGGCCGCAGGCGCTGACGGCGTCGCGAACTCGGGCACCGCGGCGGCCGGCGGCTACGGCGGTGGTGGTGACGCCGGCACGATGTCCCCGGTCCCTGCGACACCCGGCGGCGCCGGCGGCGGCGGCTCGTTCATCTTCGACACGACCAACGCATCGCCCGATCTGCTGGTCGCCGCCGGCGGCGGCGGAGGGGGCAACGAGACGATCGACGGCGGCTGCACCGGCGGCTCGGGCGGCTCTGGGGCAGCCGCAGGAGCTTCCGGGTCCGGTTTCGGCTGTTTCCCCTCTATGAGCGGCGGCGCGGCTACCACGACCGATCCCGGTGCTGCGGGCTCTGGCAGCGCAGCCGACGGTTCTGCAGGTGCGGCATCGCCGGCAACCAGTCCGACCTCGCTCGGGCTCGGCGGCGCCGGTGCGGCCAACCCCGCAGGCGACTCGGCGTTCGGGACCGGCGGCGGTGGCGGCGGCGGCTACTTCGGCGGTGGCGGCGGCGGTACTGACGGGCCGGGCGGCATCACCGGTGCGGGCGGGGGCGGCTCCGGATTCCTGGCAGCAGCCGCCACCTCGGTCACGGCCGCGGCCAATACCGCGGGCGACGGGTCGGTCACGATCAGCTACCTGGAGCCCCTCGCTACGACGGCGACGCTGACGGCCTCGCCGGCCACGGTGGTAGCCGCCGCGCCCACCACCTTCACCGCAACGATCATCCCCGCGAGCGGAACCACGGACCCGATCGGAACGGTCAGCTTCACCGACGGTTCCACTGTGCTGGGCACCGCCACCCTCAGCTCCGGCCGCGCGACATTGACCGCCACGCTGTCCGTCGGAACACACCACGTCACGGCCACCTACAGCGGTGCGACCGGCTTCCTGTCCTCGACATCGGCTCCGCTCACGTTCACCGTCACGCCGGCCCAGGTCGCTACCTCGACGCACGCCTCCAGCACCAGCCCCGCGGCAACCCCTCCGACGACGCCTCCGACAACGCCTCCGACCGCGCCTCCGACCGCGCCCACGCCAGCTTCCGCCGGGCTGTCCCTTGCGGCCACCGGGGTACCGACCGGACAGCTCAGCGTGATCGGAATCGCGGCGATCACCCTCGGCGGTGGCCTCGTCATCCTCGCAACCTCACGCCGGCGCCGCGGAAAACACAGCTAG
- a CDS encoding vitamin B12-dependent ribonucleotide reductase, with product MTEAAGKSAKTANATDPAAGSATAPAHAAEQPPTYPAGGLVIERVYTSPGVHPYAEVTWERRDVVMTNWRDGSINFEQRGVEFPDFWSLNSANIVTTKYFRGAVGTDQREWSLRQLIDRVVLKYRAAGEQHGYFRSAADAEVFEHELTWMLLHQVFSFNSPVWFNVGTTSPQQVSACFILAVDDTMDSILNWYREEGLIFKGGSGAGLNLSRIRSSKELLSSGGTASGPVSFMRGADASAGTIKSGGATRRAAKMVVLDIDHPDIEEFVQTKAREEDKIRVLRDAGFDMDLGGADITSVQYQNANNSVRVTDEFMRAVEDGTEFGLRARSTHEVIETVDAKGLFRKVAQAAWECADPGIQYDDTINDWHTNPETGRITASNPCSEYMSLDNTSCNLASLNLLKFLGDDNSFDTTKFVKAVELIITAMDISICFADFPTESIGVNTRAYRQLGIGYANLGALLMASGHAYDSDGGRALAAAITSLMTGTSYRRSAELAGIVGPYEGFARNAAAHARVMRKHAAANDAARRMDDIDAAIFKVATDEWARGNKIGERNGWRNAQASVLAPTGTIGLMMDCDTTGIEPDLALVKFKKLVGGGSMQIVNQTVPRALRILGYQEEQVEAIVEYIAEHGHVIDAPGLRQEHYEVFDCAMGARAIKPMGHVRMMAAAQPFLSGAISKTVNLPESATVEDIEDVYFQGWKLGLKALAVYRDNCKVGQPLSVGKGGSTAATAEAEPAKVVEYRPTRKRLPKARPSLTTSFSVGGAEGYMTAGSYPDDGLGEVFLKLGKQGSTLAGVMDAFSIAISIALQHGVPLETYVQKFTNMRFEPAGLTDDPDIRMAQSILDYIFRRLALDYLPFETRSALGIHTADERTRQLETGSYMPVDEDSDEELDLESLAQSAPVEKVVTEEEPAVTEAPPRVHSSTELLESLTGSSADAPLCMNCGTKMRPAGSCFVCEGCGSTSGCS from the coding sequence ATGACCGAGGCAGCCGGCAAGAGCGCCAAGACAGCCAACGCCACCGACCCGGCAGCCGGGTCGGCCACAGCGCCGGCGCACGCCGCCGAGCAGCCGCCGACCTACCCGGCGGGCGGGCTGGTGATCGAGCGTGTGTACACCTCTCCCGGCGTGCATCCCTACGCCGAGGTCACCTGGGAGCGCCGCGACGTCGTGATGACGAACTGGCGGGACGGCTCGATCAACTTCGAGCAGCGTGGCGTCGAGTTCCCGGACTTCTGGTCGCTGAACTCGGCGAACATCGTCACGACCAAGTACTTCCGCGGCGCGGTCGGCACCGACCAGCGCGAGTGGTCGCTGCGCCAGCTGATCGACCGCGTCGTGCTCAAGTACCGGGCGGCCGGCGAGCAGCACGGTTACTTCCGCTCGGCCGCCGACGCCGAGGTGTTCGAGCACGAGCTGACCTGGATGCTGCTGCACCAGGTGTTCAGCTTCAACTCGCCGGTGTGGTTCAACGTCGGCACCACCTCGCCGCAGCAGGTCTCGGCGTGCTTCATCCTGGCCGTCGACGACACGATGGACTCGATCCTGAACTGGTACCGCGAAGAGGGCCTGATCTTCAAGGGTGGCTCGGGCGCGGGCCTGAACCTGTCGCGGATCCGCTCGTCCAAGGAGCTGCTGTCCTCCGGCGGGACCGCGTCCGGCCCGGTGTCGTTCATGCGCGGTGCCGACGCTTCGGCCGGAACGATCAAGTCCGGCGGGGCGACGCGGCGCGCGGCGAAGATGGTCGTGCTCGACATCGACCACCCCGACATCGAGGAGTTCGTGCAGACCAAGGCGCGCGAGGAGGACAAGATCCGTGTCCTTCGGGACGCCGGGTTCGACATGGATCTGGGCGGCGCGGACATCACCAGCGTGCAGTACCAGAACGCCAACAACTCGGTGCGCGTCACCGACGAGTTCATGCGCGCGGTCGAGGACGGCACCGAGTTCGGCCTGCGCGCGCGCAGCACGCACGAGGTGATCGAGACTGTCGATGCCAAGGGCCTGTTCCGCAAGGTCGCGCAGGCCGCGTGGGAGTGTGCCGACCCGGGCATCCAGTACGACGACACGATCAACGACTGGCACACCAACCCCGAGACCGGCCGGATCACGGCGTCCAACCCGTGCTCGGAGTACATGAGCCTGGACAACACCTCGTGCAACCTGGCGTCGCTGAACCTGCTCAAGTTCCTGGGCGATGACAACTCTTTCGACACCACGAAGTTCGTCAAGGCCGTCGAGCTGATCATCACCGCGATGGACATCTCGATCTGCTTCGCCGACTTCCCGACCGAGTCGATCGGGGTGAACACCCGCGCCTACCGCCAGTTGGGCATCGGTTACGCCAACCTCGGTGCGCTGTTGATGGCGTCCGGGCACGCGTACGACTCGGACGGCGGCCGGGCGCTGGCCGCCGCGATCACGTCGCTGATGACCGGAACGTCCTACCGTCGGTCGGCCGAGCTGGCCGGGATCGTCGGGCCGTACGAGGGTTTCGCCCGCAACGCCGCGGCGCACGCTCGGGTGATGCGCAAGCACGCCGCCGCGAACGACGCCGCACGCCGCATGGACGACATCGACGCCGCGATCTTCAAGGTCGCCACCGACGAGTGGGCCAGGGGCAACAAGATCGGTGAGCGCAACGGCTGGCGCAACGCGCAGGCCTCGGTGCTCGCGCCCACCGGCACCATCGGGCTGATGATGGACTGCGACACGACCGGCATCGAGCCGGACCTCGCGCTGGTCAAGTTCAAGAAGCTGGTCGGCGGCGGGTCGATGCAGATCGTGAATCAGACGGTTCCGCGGGCGCTGCGCATCCTGGGCTACCAGGAGGAGCAGGTCGAGGCGATCGTCGAGTACATCGCCGAGCACGGTCACGTGATCGACGCGCCCGGTCTGCGGCAGGAGCACTACGAGGTGTTCGACTGCGCGATGGGTGCGCGGGCGATCAAGCCGATGGGCCACGTGCGGATGATGGCCGCGGCGCAGCCGTTCCTGTCCGGCGCGATCAGCAAGACGGTGAACCTGCCGGAGTCGGCGACCGTCGAGGACATCGAGGACGTCTACTTCCAGGGCTGGAAGCTCGGCCTGAAGGCGCTCGCGGTGTACCGCGACAACTGCAAGGTCGGCCAGCCGCTGTCGGTGGGCAAGGGCGGGTCGACAGCCGCGACGGCCGAGGCCGAGCCGGCGAAGGTGGTCGAGTACCGGCCGACCCGCAAGCGGCTGCCGAAGGCGCGTCCGTCACTGACCACGTCGTTCTCCGTGGGCGGGGCCGAGGGGTACATGACGGCCGGCTCGTACCCGGACGACGGTCTCGGCGAGGTCTTCCTCAAGCTCGGCAAGCAGGGTTCCACGCTGGCCGGCGTGATGGACGCGTTCTCCATCGCCATCTCGATCGCGCTGCAGCACGGCGTGCCGCTCGAGACGTACGTGCAGAAGTTCACCAACATGCGCTTCGAGCCGGCCGGGCTGACCGACGACCCGGACATCCGGATGGCCCAGTCGATCCTGGACTACATCTTCCGCCGCCTGGCGCTGGACTACCTGCCGTTCGAGACCCGGTCGGCGCTCGGTATCCACACGGCGGACGAGCGGACCCGGCAGCTGGAGACCGGCTCGTACATGCCGGTCGACGAGGACTCGGACGAGGAGCTGGACCTGGAGTCGCTCGCCCAGTCCGCGCCCGTGGAGAAGGTCGTCACCGAGGAGGAGCCGGCGGTGACCGAGGCGCCGCCGCGCGTGCACAGCTCGACCGAGCTGCTCGAGTCGCTCACCGGCTCGTCCGCCGACGCTCCGCTGTGCATGAACTGCGGCACCAAGATGCGCCCGGCCGGCTCCTGCTTCGTCTGCGAGGGATGCGGTAGCACCAGCGGCTGCAGCTGA
- the nrdR gene encoding transcriptional regulator NrdR codes for MRCPYCRHADSRVVDSREQDEGQAIRRRRSCQACGRRFTTIEEATLAVIKRSGVTEPFSRAKVISGVRRACQGRPVDEDALAQLAQSVEETIRANGVAEVNSDEVGLAILGPLRALDEVAYLRFASVYQAFSSVDDFEKAIVDLRAEHGGRPPAEPDPVT; via the coding sequence ATGCGTTGTCCGTACTGCCGGCACGCCGACTCGCGCGTCGTGGACTCCCGCGAGCAGGACGAGGGTCAGGCCATCCGCCGCCGGCGCTCGTGCCAGGCGTGCGGGCGCCGGTTCACCACCATCGAGGAGGCGACCCTCGCGGTGATCAAGCGCAGCGGGGTCACCGAGCCGTTCAGCCGCGCGAAGGTGATCAGCGGCGTGCGCCGGGCCTGCCAGGGCCGTCCGGTCGACGAGGACGCGCTGGCCCAGCTCGCCCAGAGCGTCGAGGAGACGATCCGCGCGAACGGGGTCGCCGAGGTCAACAGCGACGAGGTCGGGCTGGCCATCCTCGGCCCGCTGCGCGCGCTGGACGAGGTCGCCTACCTGCGCTTCGCCTCGGTCTACCAGGCCTTCAGCTCGGTCGACGACTTCGAGAAGGCGATCGTCGACCTGCGTGCCGAACACGGCGGCCGTCCGCCGGCCGAGCCTGATCCCGTTACCTAG
- a CDS encoding LysM peptidoglycan-binding domain-containing protein, with protein sequence MSVATEFAPVFAPVAYVPEPARRQAGPPRPDATVHVLHRPADPAGAPPLRLTRRGVLVLSAAVASLAGVLVWLAALSAPAATPARASVPATVTVQDGDTLWSIAGQVAPDRDPRAEVDQLLRLNHLGGVALTPGQVLRTR encoded by the coding sequence ATGTCCGTCGCCACCGAATTTGCGCCCGTGTTCGCACCGGTCGCCTACGTCCCGGAACCGGCTCGCCGGCAGGCCGGCCCGCCACGTCCGGACGCTACCGTGCACGTCCTGCACCGGCCCGCCGATCCGGCCGGCGCGCCGCCGCTGCGGCTCACCCGCCGTGGCGTGCTGGTGCTCAGCGCGGCTGTGGCCTCGCTGGCCGGCGTCCTCGTCTGGCTGGCGGCGCTGTCCGCTCCTGCCGCTACCCCCGCCCGCGCCTCCGTGCCGGCCACGGTGACCGTGCAGGACGGCGACACGCTGTGGTCGATCGCGGGCCAGGTCGCACCCGATCGCGACCCGCGGGCCGAGGTCGATCAACTGCTGCGGCTCAACCACCTCGGCGGTGTCGCGCTCACGCCCGGACAGGTCCTACGCACCCGGTGA
- the lexA gene encoding transcriptional repressor LexA, with translation MADKSATPRKSGTRARKAPAAPAASDGATPAPRGPGRPKVTELPDPVTGLTRRQQAILDVIRESVERRGYPPSIREICESAGLASTSSVAHQLAMLERKGFLRRDPNRPRAVDVRTGDNPKAARRAIAVVDDAPRGSAPVFVPMVGRIAAGGPILAEQMIEDVLPLPKELVGDPTSGSLFMLKVAGDSMIEAAIEDGDWVVVRQQQDADNGAIVAAMIDGEATVKTFQRRDGHAWLLPHNPAYSPIPADEATILGRVVSVLRKL, from the coding sequence ATGGCTGACAAGAGCGCCACGCCCCGCAAGTCGGGCACCCGGGCACGCAAGGCACCCGCCGCACCCGCCGCATCCGACGGCGCCACGCCGGCACCGCGCGGCCCCGGCCGGCCGAAGGTCACCGAGCTGCCGGATCCGGTCACCGGCCTGACCCGTCGGCAGCAGGCGATCCTGGACGTCATCCGGGAGTCCGTCGAGCGGCGCGGTTACCCGCCGAGCATCCGCGAGATCTGCGAGTCCGCGGGCCTGGCCTCCACCTCGAGCGTCGCGCACCAGCTGGCGATGCTCGAGCGCAAGGGCTTCCTGCGCCGCGACCCGAACCGGCCGCGGGCGGTCGATGTCCGCACCGGCGACAACCCCAAGGCGGCGCGGCGCGCGATCGCCGTCGTCGACGACGCGCCGCGCGGCAGCGCGCCGGTGTTCGTCCCGATGGTCGGCCGGATCGCCGCCGGCGGCCCGATCCTGGCCGAGCAGATGATCGAGGACGTGCTGCCGCTACCGAAGGAACTCGTCGGCGATCCCACCAGCGGCAGCCTGTTCATGCTCAAGGTTGCCGGCGACTCGATGATCGAGGCCGCGATCGAGGACGGCGACTGGGTGGTCGTGCGCCAGCAGCAGGACGCCGACAACGGCGCGATCGTCGCCGCGATGATCGACGGCGAGGCGACCGTCAAGACGTTCCAGCGCCGCGACGGGCACGCCTGGCTGTTGCCGCACAACCCGGCCTACTCCCCCATCCCGGCCGACGAGGCCACCATCTTGGGCCGGGTCGTCTCGGTGCTGCGCAAGCTCTGA